One Coleofasciculus sp. FACHB-T130 genomic region harbors:
- a CDS encoding alpha-amylase family glycosyl hydrolase produces MLPDLLHRKQTHFVLWRPGDIKPPPTLYIGDFAGDNPSSFENFQEFDLIQSTDFPELWEIPAENCNLTDGEVYFYWFKVRDTDAYTNTHRILYCTDPTAYTVDRRFSAPKILSEEGMSDLDPASVILYRDKMLVPCDPKGQTADWEGDTIENLQPNNRLVIYELPTRWTRIRSTGGIQEGNGTFRDVVSLFVEEAIAPTFSSVRALQNRAHLVELGVNALELLPPSDSNQTDNWGYGTANYFAADYDLGRPDGQEAPTASTDLINLIKVCHQHGVRFFVDAVMAFSYNNPYRNVNYLEFYIKFNSGDPEQGNRDGFGGDLFKYNYWVEGYHPLAGTRSRFVPAREYMKAYIAHWMDYYRVDGLRLDSVNNIGNYDFLQEFKDYARSLWQEREGSGDKFLVVGEELSVPLALISQNRLDGLWNEKFKHIIRSVILGQNSSDEPSFEWSVRKLIDCRNLGFADGSQAVNYLTSHDVGGFGNERFYSYLNNNQVFDTEKRIKLAFVCLLTAVGIPMILAGDEFADQNDLPTSDDHKKQVDPVNYSRLTDDWRQRIFNYVCRLVKFRTTSDALAVNDTHFIHSDFNEGKRVIVWQRGKDDRLVIVVANFSEYGTPPGSEYKIPNWPATPAGKQWKEIAQDRMVPAEWVGREGIFPWEAKVYALV; encoded by the coding sequence ATGCTTCCTGATTTATTGCATCGCAAACAGACACATTTCGTTTTGTGGCGTCCAGGAGATATTAAACCCCCTCCAACGCTTTACATCGGCGACTTCGCTGGAGATAATCCAAGCTCATTTGAAAATTTTCAAGAATTCGACTTAATCCAATCAACAGATTTTCCAGAACTTTGGGAAATACCAGCGGAAAACTGCAATTTAACAGACGGAGAGGTTTATTTTTACTGGTTTAAAGTCCGCGACACTGACGCCTACACCAACACCCATCGAATTCTCTACTGCACCGATCCTACCGCTTACACGGTGGATCGGCGTTTCTCTGCACCGAAAATCCTTTCAGAAGAGGGAATGTCCGACCTAGATCCAGCTAGCGTCATCCTCTACCGAGATAAAATGCTGGTTCCGTGCGATCCGAAGGGGCAAACAGCGGACTGGGAAGGAGATACGATAGAAAACCTACAACCGAATAATCGGCTAGTGATTTACGAGTTGCCCACTCGCTGGACTCGAATTCGTTCAACTGGGGGAATTCAAGAAGGAAACGGGACTTTTCGAGACGTAGTTTCTCTATTTGTGGAAGAAGCGATCGCACCTACTTTTTCCTCAGTCCGCGCCTTACAAAACCGCGCTCATCTGGTGGAATTAGGTGTCAATGCTTTGGAACTTTTACCGCCATCTGATAGCAATCAAACAGATAATTGGGGCTATGGTACGGCTAATTATTTTGCAGCCGATTATGACTTAGGTCGCCCGGACGGTCAAGAAGCACCCACGGCTTCCACCGATTTAATCAATCTCATCAAAGTTTGTCATCAACACGGCGTGCGCTTTTTTGTTGATGCGGTAATGGCTTTTTCTTACAACAATCCTTACCGCAACGTTAATTATCTAGAATTTTATATCAAGTTTAATAGTGGCGATCCAGAACAAGGAAATCGGGACGGATTTGGCGGTGATTTGTTTAAGTACAACTATTGGGTAGAAGGGTATCATCCGCTTGCAGGTACGCGATCGCGTTTTGTTCCTGCCCGCGAATATATGAAAGCCTACATCGCCCACTGGATGGATTACTATCGGGTAGATGGTTTGCGCCTCGATAGCGTTAACAATATCGGCAATTATGACTTTTTACAGGAATTCAAAGATTATGCGCGATCGCTTTGGCAGGAACGGGAAGGAAGCGGCGATAAATTTCTCGTAGTCGGTGAAGAATTAAGCGTACCGCTAGCTTTAATTTCACAGAATCGTCTCGATGGGTTGTGGAACGAAAAGTTTAAGCATATTATCCGTAGCGTCATTCTAGGACAAAATTCGTCTGATGAGCCTAGCTTTGAATGGAGCGTCCGCAAACTCATTGACTGTCGTAATTTAGGGTTTGCAGATGGTTCTCAAGCAGTTAATTATCTGACTTCCCATGATGTAGGAGGCTTTGGCAACGAACGCTTCTACAGCTACCTAAATAATAATCAAGTTTTTGATACAGAAAAGCGCATCAAGCTAGCATTTGTTTGTTTGCTCACTGCTGTCGGGATTCCGATGATTTTGGCAGGAGATGAATTCGCCGATCAAAATGACTTGCCAACTTCAGATGACCATAAAAAACAGGTTGATCCGGTCAACTACAGCCGTCTGACAGATGATTGGCGACAGCGTATTTTCAATTATGTTTGTAGATTAGTGAAGTTTCGGACTACTTCTGATGCTTTAGCCGTAAATGACACTCATTTTATCCATTCTGACTTCAATGAAGGCAAGCGAGTTATCGTTTGGCAGCGAGGCAAAGACGATCGATTAGTGATTGTGGTGGCGAATTTCTCCGAGTACGGGACTCCTCCAGGTTCTGAGTATAAAATACCTAATTGGCCTGCAACTCCGGCAGGTAAACAGTGGAAAGAGATCGCGCAAGATCGTATGGTTCCTGCTGAATGGGTAGGCAGAGAAGGCATCTTCCCGTGGGAAGCGAAGGTTTACGCGCTAGTTTAA
- a CDS encoding metalloregulator ArsR/SmtB family transcription factor codes for MEKAEFQTLLRFFKVLADESRLKILGILANRECSVEELAAIVKLKEPTVSHHLGKLKELNLVNMRPDGNTHLYRLNSEALQNFSKEIFTPDNMASLVQDVEGEAWESKVLKNFFEGNRLKEIPASRKKRQVILKWLANQFEIGINYPELQVNEIIKRHHPDSATLRRELIASKLMQRENGVYWRLETSIE; via the coding sequence ATGGAAAAAGCGGAATTTCAAACCCTGCTACGCTTCTTTAAGGTTCTCGCTGACGAAAGCCGATTAAAGATTTTGGGGATTCTGGCGAATCGGGAATGCAGCGTCGAGGAATTAGCCGCGATTGTGAAACTGAAGGAGCCGACTGTCTCCCATCATTTGGGTAAACTGAAAGAACTAAATTTGGTGAATATGCGCCCTGACGGCAATACGCACTTGTATCGACTCAATAGCGAGGCGCTGCAAAACTTTAGCAAAGAGATTTTCACCCCAGATAACATGGCTTCTCTCGTCCAAGATGTAGAGGGGGAAGCATGGGAGAGCAAGGTATTGAAAAACTTTTTTGAAGGCAATCGCTTGAAAGAAATTCCTGCCAGTCGTAAAAAACGCCAAGTGATTCTCAAGTGGTTGGCAAACCAATTTGAAATCGGGATTAATTACCCAGAACTTCAGGTGAATGAAATCATCAAGCGCCACCATCCTGACTCCGCCACTCTGCGACGAGAGTTGATAGCCTCTAAACTGATGCAGCGGGAAAATGGTGTGTATTGGCGTTTAGAGACCAGTATTGAGTAA
- a CDS encoding M28 family peptidase, with the protein MDLKENLRSHLTQIVRDRDPYLASSGHFYVQHYIREQLQQWGTVETHEFSIRGQNHQNLILNLPAATNNQKPPILIGAHYDAAPGTPGADDNATGVAALLELARIFAAEPAKYPVRLVAFDMEEYGMLGSQQYASDLKQQGQSLRLMLSLEMLGYCNSAPGSQRYPAGLERFYPNRGDYIALIGNLPSIPDLIHLSRNIRKVGVPSEWLPVPNKGLIVSSTRLSDHSPFWDLGYKAMMVTDTAFMRNPHYHQPSDTIETLDLDFLTGVCRGLASGISHL; encoded by the coding sequence TTGGATTTAAAAGAAAACTTGCGATCGCATCTCACCCAGATAGTACGCGATCGCGACCCTTATCTCGCCAGTTCGGGGCATTTCTACGTACAGCATTACATCCGCGAACAACTGCAACAATGGGGAACTGTAGAAACCCACGAGTTCAGCATTCGCGGTCAAAATCATCAGAATCTCATTCTGAATCTACCAGCGGCGACAAATAATCAGAAGCCACCGATTCTTATTGGCGCACATTATGACGCTGCACCTGGAACCCCAGGCGCAGATGATAATGCCACGGGTGTCGCCGCGCTATTGGAATTGGCGAGAATTTTCGCAGCAGAACCTGCAAAATACCCGGTGCGATTGGTTGCTTTTGATATGGAAGAATACGGGATGCTAGGGAGTCAGCAATATGCATCTGATTTAAAGCAACAAGGACAATCACTTCGTTTGATGCTTTCCTTAGAAATGCTGGGATATTGCAACTCCGCCCCTGGTTCGCAACGCTATCCGGCCGGATTAGAACGCTTTTACCCGAATCGAGGTGATTACATTGCTTTGATTGGCAATTTGCCGAGCATTCCCGATCTAATTCACCTTAGCCGCAACATTCGTAAAGTTGGAGTTCCAAGCGAATGGTTGCCGGTGCCGAATAAAGGTTTAATCGTCAGCTCAACGCGACTGAGCGATCATTCGCCCTTCTGGGATTTAGGCTATAAAGCAATGATGGTGACAGATACAGCATTTATGCGAAATCCCCATTACCATCAACCGAGCGACACAATAGAAACCCTGGATTTAGACTTTCTGACCGGCGTCTGTCGCGGTTTGGCTTCCGGCATTAGCCATCTGTGA
- a CDS encoding DUF4351 domain-containing protein: MGEALLDFSSVNDLSAWLET; encoded by the coding sequence TTGGGCGAGGCGCTGTTGGATTTCTCCTCTGTAAATGATTTGAGCGCTTGGTTAGAAACTTAG
- a CDS encoding DUF5996 family protein, giving the protein MTTYAHRSSNAVWLPLSLSAWQDTYQTLHLWTQIIGKIRLALAPKINHWWHSTLYVTTPGLTSGPIPNGTRSFQITFDFLAHQLKIETSEGTTKSLALAPRSVADFYQEVMNTLKDLGIEVQIWTMPQEIADAIPFEQDHQHHAYNPESAQRFWQILVQANRIMTVFRSHYIGKCSPVHFFWGSFDLAVTRFSGRRAPEHPGGVPNMADWVTREAYSHEVSSCGFWFGGGSTEALFYAYAYPTPEGFKDYLIQPESAFYSPELQEFVLPYEAVRQADDPDTAVLQFLQSTYEAGANLGDWERGALEDTPVVRK; this is encoded by the coding sequence ATGACGACTTACGCTCACCGCTCATCGAACGCTGTTTGGCTCCCTTTGTCACTCTCAGCTTGGCAAGATACCTATCAAACGCTGCATTTGTGGACACAAATTATTGGTAAAATTCGGTTAGCATTAGCCCCGAAAATCAACCATTGGTGGCACTCGACACTGTATGTCACCACCCCTGGACTTACCTCTGGCCCAATTCCTAACGGAACACGCAGCTTTCAAATCACCTTTGATTTTCTCGCTCACCAACTCAAAATCGAGACAAGCGAAGGTACAACCAAAAGTCTGGCACTTGCTCCTCGCTCGGTAGCTGATTTTTATCAGGAAGTGATGAACACCCTGAAGGATCTCGGTATCGAAGTGCAAATCTGGACAATGCCCCAAGAAATTGCCGATGCGATCCCATTTGAGCAAGACCATCAACATCATGCTTACAATCCGGAATCTGCTCAACGCTTCTGGCAAATTCTGGTACAAGCCAATCGCATCATGACGGTGTTTCGCTCCCACTATATCGGAAAGTGCAGTCCTGTCCATTTCTTCTGGGGCAGTTTCGATCTGGCTGTGACTCGCTTTTCTGGACGAAGGGCACCTGAACATCCAGGGGGTGTACCCAACATGGCAGATTGGGTAACGCGAGAGGCTTATTCCCATGAAGTCAGCAGTTGTGGTTTTTGGTTTGGGGGTGGTTCAACAGAAGCCTTATTTTATGCTTACGCCTACCCAACACCAGAAGGATTCAAGGATTATCTAATTCAACCAGAGTCTGCATTCTATAGCCCGGAGCTGCAAGAATTTGTCCTGCCCTATGAGGCGGTGCGACAAGCAGACGATCCAGATACAGCCGTGCTGCAATTCCTACAAAGCACTTATGAGGCAGGGGCGAATTTGGGAGATTGGGAGCGAGGTGCGTTGGAAGATACTCCAGTAGTGAGAAAATAA
- a CDS encoding nitrate reductase: MTTDSTKTLCPYCGVGCGLEVTPPAQAGKPTHRDAQGNPIWKVQGDRAHPSSHGMVCVKGATVAESLSKDRLLHPMIRDSLDEPFRRATWEEALDLVASKIQNVLATQGSDAVCMYGSGQLQTEDYYVAQKLLKGCLGTNNFDSNSRLCMSSAVAGYMQSFGSDGPPCCYEDLDLTDCAFIIGSNTADCHPIVFNRLRKHHKKNSHVKMIVVDPRRTNTAEAADLHLAIRSGTDMDLLNGIAHLLMRWGAIDTYFIEDCTTNFPAFAEVIQHYPPEVVAERCGISISDLETAARYWSQSKRVLSLWSMGVNQSSEGTAKVRTIVNLHLMTAQIGKPGAGPFSLTGQPNAMGGRETGGLCHILPGYRVVKNPQHRAELEAFWQLPAGQISPYPGRTAWDIITGLETGDVGVLWIAATNPAVSLPDLERAKAALQRSPFTVYQDAYYPTETAAFAHVLLPAAQWSEKTGTMTNSERVVTLCQAFRTPPGEAKPDWQIFTEVARRLGFADKFPYETPASIYAEYVKLTRDRVCDMSGLSHERLAQEGPLQWPCPDRSFDPPSLSSPLNSSTQNSKCAMHRYANKTQNSKRLYTDFRFPTPDGRARFGAYHSRGLAEPPDPNYPFVLTTGRLYGHWHTQTRTGRIDKIRQMHPQPFIEIHPRDAASLKIQENDWVEVRTRRGTARFPARVTKAIAPGVTFVPMHWGALWADGAEANALTHAESCPESLQPELKACAVQLVPLTAEKVDSEYLLQPTQSKAFSSALSV; the protein is encoded by the coding sequence ATGACAACTGACAGTACAAAAACCCTTTGCCCTTACTGCGGCGTCGGCTGTGGATTGGAGGTGACACCTCCAGCGCAAGCCGGTAAGCCAACGCATCGGGATGCTCAAGGGAATCCCATCTGGAAAGTGCAGGGCGATCGCGCGCACCCTTCCAGTCACGGGATGGTGTGTGTCAAAGGTGCTACCGTTGCCGAGTCCCTTTCCAAAGACCGCCTTCTCCATCCGATGATCCGCGACTCCCTGGATGAACCTTTCCGCCGCGCCACCTGGGAGGAAGCCTTGGATCTCGTCGCGAGCAAGATTCAAAACGTTCTGGCAACTCAAGGATCGGACGCCGTGTGTATGTACGGCTCCGGGCAACTGCAAACTGAAGATTACTACGTTGCTCAGAAACTGCTCAAAGGGTGTCTGGGCACGAATAATTTTGATTCCAACTCGCGCTTGTGTATGTCCTCCGCCGTTGCGGGTTATATGCAAAGCTTTGGTTCAGATGGCCCCCCTTGCTGCTACGAAGATTTAGACTTAACCGACTGTGCTTTTATCATCGGTAGCAACACCGCCGACTGTCACCCGATCGTTTTTAACCGCCTGCGGAAACACCACAAGAAAAATTCCCACGTCAAAATGATTGTGGTCGATCCGCGCCGGACGAACACGGCTGAGGCAGCAGATTTGCACTTAGCGATTCGCTCAGGCACCGATATGGATCTACTCAATGGCATCGCTCACCTGCTGATGCGTTGGGGCGCAATTGATACTTATTTCATAGAGGACTGCACGACGAATTTTCCAGCTTTTGCAGAAGTCATCCAGCACTATCCACCGGAAGTGGTCGCCGAACGATGCGGTATTTCCATCTCTGACCTGGAAACAGCAGCTCGATACTGGTCACAGTCGAAGCGCGTGCTGTCTCTGTGGTCGATGGGCGTGAATCAGTCTTCTGAAGGCACTGCCAAGGTGCGAACGATCGTGAATCTGCACCTGATGACGGCTCAGATTGGCAAACCCGGTGCAGGGCCGTTTTCGCTGACGGGTCAACCGAATGCGATGGGCGGTCGGGAAACCGGCGGTCTTTGCCACATTCTGCCCGGATATCGAGTGGTCAAAAATCCCCAACATCGAGCGGAACTTGAAGCGTTTTGGCAACTCCCCGCCGGACAAATTTCGCCCTATCCGGGTCGCACGGCGTGGGACATTATTACGGGTTTGGAAACCGGAGATGTGGGCGTTCTCTGGATTGCCGCTACGAACCCGGCTGTCAGTTTACCTGACTTGGAACGTGCGAAAGCTGCATTGCAGCGATCGCCTTTTACGGTCTATCAAGACGCCTACTACCCCACTGAAACCGCCGCCTTTGCTCACGTTTTGCTCCCGGCAGCGCAGTGGAGCGAGAAAACCGGCACAATGACTAACTCCGAGCGAGTGGTCACGCTGTGTCAGGCATTTCGCACTCCCCCAGGAGAAGCCAAACCCGATTGGCAAATATTTACAGAAGTCGCACGGCGCTTAGGTTTTGCAGACAAATTTCCCTACGAGACGCCAGCGTCTATCTATGCCGAATATGTGAAGTTGACACGCGATCGCGTCTGCGATATGAGCGGTCTCAGTCACGAACGACTGGCGCAAGAAGGTCCGCTTCAGTGGCCCTGTCCCGATCGTAGTTTTGATCCCCCAAGTTTGAGTTCTCCGTTAAACTCTTCAACTCAAAACTCAAAATGTGCTATGCACCGCTACGCTAACAAAACTCAAAACTCAAAACGGCTTTACACAGATTTTCGCTTTCCGACACCGGATGGTCGGGCGCGGTTTGGTGCCTATCATTCGCGGGGGCTGGCAGAACCGCCCGATCCCAATTATCCTTTTGTTCTGACGACGGGCAGACTTTACGGACACTGGCACACCCAAACCCGTACCGGACGAATTGATAAAATTCGGCAGATGCACCCGCAGCCATTCATTGAAATTCATCCCCGCGATGCGGCTTCTCTGAAGATTCAGGAGAATGATTGGGTGGAAGTGCGAACCCGTCGAGGCACGGCGCGATTCCCTGCCAGAGTCACCAAGGCGATCGCTCCCGGTGTTACCTTTGTCCCCATGCACTGGGGCGCTCTTTGGGCAGATGGTGCCGAAGCGAACGCCCTCACCCATGCCGAATCTTGTCCCGAATCACTGCAACCGGAACTGAAAGCTTGTGCGGTGCAACTGGTGCCCTTGACTGCTGAAAAAGTTGACTCTGAGTATCTACTCCAGCCTACTCAGTCCAAGGCTTTTTCCTCCGCTTTGTCTGTTTAA